Proteins encoded together in one Miscanthus floridulus cultivar M001 chromosome 16, ASM1932011v1, whole genome shotgun sequence window:
- the LOC136511279 gene encoding uncharacterized protein, with translation MAQPPSPKRRSLPLPDWRSGLPEDLLESIGQRLVSGHDVASFQSACSPWRATVPFATFEPLLLLPFDPNSDRVSFYYVLEKKVLSKTLPDVRGKVACGSSCGWLALMDEAASVMLLNPFASARARAPRVELPPAGEHVAAVSSSEHVSRVHGRWVLHPTNGYGDTNAVGRAIKLKDMRDMFFCEIVLSAPPDAIDRECVPWPCLDAPRRSRSAGLESTAHGHCSTPN, from the coding sequence atggctcagcctcctagtcccaagagaaggtccctacctctccctgactggagatcCGGCCTACCAGAGGATCTCCTTgagtccatcgggcagcgtcttgTGTCAGGCCATGACGTGGCGTCCTTCCAATctgcttgctccccatggcgcgccACCGTCCCATTTGCGACCTTCGAGCCACTCCTGCTGCTCCCGTTTGACCCTAACTCAGACCGCGTCAGCTTCTACTATGTCCTAGAAAAGAAGGTattgtccaagacgctgcccgacgtgcgCGGAAAGGTGGCAtgcggctcctcgtgtgggtggctggcgctcatggacgaggcggcgtccgtgatgctgctgaatccattcgccagtgcccgtgcccgtgctccccgcgttgagctcccgccagcagGCGAACATGTCGCGGCGGTGTCCTCATCGGAACATGTGTCTAGGGTCCATGgtcggtgggtcctccatcccaccaacggctacgggGACACGAATGCCgtaggcagagccatcaagctaaaAGACATGAGGGACATGTTCTTCtgtgagatcgtgctctcggcgccgcctgaCGCCATTGACCGCGAGTGCGTGCCATGGCCATGCTTAGatgctccacggaggtcgcgttctgccgggttagagtcgacagcgcatggacactgctcgacaccaaactag